A portion of the Mycobacterium paraseoulense genome contains these proteins:
- a CDS encoding acyl-CoA dehydrogenase family protein, with protein MTEPDYGVVLTEADQQFRDEVRAFLASALTDDVRGSGRDEADRLHRMRLWQSRLHDAGLAAISWPVQFGGRAATPVQQLIFNAEMAAAHAPEPINRSAVNQLGPTIIQWGTDEQRQRYLPKILSGEEVWCQGFSEPDAGSDLAALKTRAEIHGDELVITGQKVWTSKAQYADWIYILARTDPAADKHQGISYILVPLRTSGIEVRPIRQITGQAEFNEVFFDSVRVPLANVLGPLHGGWRVAKSTLGYERVGQSRTHRIERRLAILIKMAQEQGALGHEGCGDGYVADRIVGFAARVEALRQISAQATAAGVRGVSPGPEASVAKLLTSEVDQEMANFGLELTGPGGTLERGSAGATNNGNVARSYLLMRAATFGAGTSEVQRNVIAEKLLGLPRDP; from the coding sequence GTGACCGAACCGGATTACGGGGTCGTCCTCACCGAGGCCGATCAGCAGTTCCGCGACGAGGTGCGCGCCTTCCTGGCATCCGCACTGACGGATGACGTCCGCGGCTCCGGGCGCGACGAGGCCGACCGGCTACACCGAATGCGTTTGTGGCAGAGCCGACTTCACGACGCTGGCCTGGCGGCGATCTCCTGGCCCGTGCAGTTCGGTGGTCGCGCGGCCACCCCGGTGCAACAGCTCATCTTCAACGCCGAGATGGCCGCCGCGCACGCTCCAGAGCCGATCAACCGCAGCGCCGTCAATCAGCTCGGCCCGACGATCATTCAGTGGGGTACCGATGAGCAACGCCAACGCTATCTGCCGAAAATCCTTTCGGGCGAAGAGGTGTGGTGTCAGGGATTCAGTGAACCCGACGCGGGCAGTGATCTCGCCGCCCTGAAGACCAGGGCCGAGATCCACGGCGACGAGCTGGTCATCACCGGGCAGAAGGTCTGGACGTCCAAGGCGCAATACGCCGACTGGATCTACATCCTGGCGCGCACGGATCCCGCGGCGGACAAGCACCAAGGAATCAGCTACATCCTCGTGCCCCTACGCACGAGCGGGATCGAGGTGCGCCCGATCCGCCAGATCACCGGGCAGGCCGAGTTCAATGAGGTGTTCTTCGATTCGGTGCGGGTGCCGCTCGCCAACGTGCTCGGCCCACTGCACGGCGGTTGGCGGGTGGCCAAATCCACGCTGGGCTACGAGCGCGTCGGACAGAGCCGCACCCATCGCATCGAACGGCGGCTGGCGATTCTGATCAAGATGGCGCAGGAGCAAGGAGCGCTGGGGCACGAGGGCTGCGGCGACGGCTACGTGGCCGATCGGATCGTCGGTTTCGCCGCGCGGGTGGAGGCGCTGCGTCAGATCTCGGCCCAGGCGACGGCCGCCGGCGTCCGCGGGGTCAGTCCCGGACCCGAGGCGTCGGTGGCCAAGCTGCTGACGTCGGAAGTCGATCAGGAGATGGCCAATTTCGGGCTGGAACTCACCGGGCCGGGTGGCACCCTGGAGCGCGGCTCGGCGGGGGCGACGAACAACGGGAACGTCGCACGGAGCTACCTGCTGATGCGGGCGGCGACCTTCGGTGCGGGCACATCTGAGGTCCAGCGCAACGTGATCGCCGAGAAGCTGCTGGGACTGCCGCGTGACCCCTGA
- a CDS encoding amidohydrolase family protein: protein MIDPLDLVLISVDDHTVEPPDMFNGRVPSRFADDAPRIVEDADGMCFWVYDGLQLPNIGLNAVVGRPNDEWGFEPSRFSDMRSGCYDVDARVNDMDASGVLASLCFPSFPTISGALFTYRGDRDVSEAMVRAYNDWHIEDWCGRHPDRFIPMGILPLWDASLAAAEVRRLAGRGCRAVTAPQHIGSYGQPPWQDPQWDPLWEAICTENTVVNIHIGTGGGLPVPSDLTTYLAYNSMLPIDTQRFVADLLFSPIVKKFPSIKFSLSEGGIGWIPFLLERFEDIYSRQRAWTGDDLGDGLSPSDVYRRNFMSCFIRDRVGIEMRERIGVDTICWEMDYPHSDSSWPDAPEQLAAQLEGCTPDEVEAITWRNAARAFGYTGVERRGREHCTVAALRERIAGLDLSAPKVDAGRAPRAGATAITYGDMKVRMASILRGGA, encoded by the coding sequence GTGATTGATCCTCTCGATCTGGTACTGATCAGCGTCGACGACCACACCGTGGAACCACCCGACATGTTCAACGGCCGGGTGCCAAGCCGCTTCGCCGACGACGCACCGCGCATCGTCGAGGACGCCGACGGCATGTGTTTCTGGGTGTACGACGGTCTGCAGCTGCCGAACATCGGGCTCAATGCCGTTGTGGGCCGGCCCAACGACGAATGGGGATTCGAGCCGTCGCGATTCAGCGACATGAGGTCGGGGTGCTACGACGTCGACGCACGGGTGAACGACATGGACGCCTCGGGGGTCCTTGCGTCGCTGTGCTTCCCGTCGTTCCCGACCATCTCGGGCGCGCTGTTCACCTACCGCGGGGACCGCGACGTGTCCGAGGCGATGGTGCGCGCCTACAACGACTGGCACATCGAGGACTGGTGCGGCCGGCATCCCGACCGGTTCATCCCGATGGGGATCCTGCCGTTGTGGGACGCGAGCCTGGCCGCGGCCGAAGTGCGGCGCCTGGCGGGGCGGGGCTGTCGCGCGGTGACGGCTCCACAGCACATCGGGAGCTACGGGCAGCCGCCCTGGCAGGATCCGCAGTGGGATCCGCTGTGGGAGGCGATCTGCACAGAGAACACGGTGGTGAACATCCACATCGGCACGGGCGGCGGATTGCCCGTGCCGTCGGACCTGACCACCTATCTGGCCTATAACTCGATGCTGCCGATCGACACCCAGCGCTTCGTGGCCGATCTGTTGTTCTCACCCATTGTGAAGAAATTCCCGTCCATCAAGTTCTCGCTGTCGGAGGGCGGCATCGGATGGATTCCGTTCCTGCTGGAGCGATTCGAGGACATCTACTCGCGCCAGCGGGCTTGGACGGGAGACGATTTGGGTGACGGGCTGAGCCCCAGCGACGTGTATCGCCGCAACTTCATGTCGTGCTTCATCCGCGACCGGGTCGGCATCGAGATGCGGGAGCGCATCGGAGTGGACACCATCTGCTGGGAGATGGACTACCCGCATTCGGACAGCAGCTGGCCGGACGCGCCCGAGCAGCTCGCCGCCCAGTTGGAGGGCTGCACACCCGACGAGGTCGAGGCGATCACCTGGCGTAATGCGGCCCGCGCCTTCGGCTACACCGGCGTCGAGCGACGGGGCAGGGAACACTGCACCGTCGCGGCGCTGCGGGAAAGAATTGCCGGCTTGGATCTGTCGGCGCCGAAGGTGGACGCCGGCCGCGCGCCCAGGGCGGGCGCTACCGCGATCACGTACGGCGACATGAAGGTACGGATGGCGTCGATCCTTCGCGGTGGGGCGTGA
- a CDS encoding SRPBCC family protein, translated as MPTFTVTKRLAVSPDAVWAVLADFGNVDWIPGPSDVRVEGEGPGMRRFIAASAEKPVIETLIWIKPDERALSYEITNNPMPVSRFVAVNTVTESSDAGGESIVVWDIDYEPIGDDAAARDAMESVYGLMAGWVQDFAQTRGSG; from the coding sequence ATGCCAACTTTCACGGTCACCAAGCGGCTCGCCGTGTCACCGGACGCGGTGTGGGCCGTTCTCGCCGACTTCGGTAACGTCGACTGGATCCCCGGACCCAGCGATGTCAGGGTCGAGGGCGAAGGACCCGGCATGCGGCGGTTCATCGCCGCGAGCGCCGAGAAGCCGGTCATCGAGACCCTCATCTGGATCAAGCCGGACGAGCGCGCGCTGTCGTATGAGATCACCAACAATCCGATGCCGGTCAGCCGCTTCGTGGCGGTCAACACCGTAACCGAGAGCTCGGATGCCGGCGGAGAATCCATCGTGGTCTGGGACATCGACTACGAGCCCATTGGTGACGACGCCGCCGCGCGCGATGCCATGGAGTCTGTTTACGGCCTTATGGCGGGCTGGGTGCAGGACTTCGCCCAAACGAGAGGGTCCGGATAG
- a CDS encoding enoyl-CoA hydratase/isomerase family protein, protein MATDSAAGGEFEVDEDWVRYEVVEPHIAQITINRPERRNAILSPGMHRLFKERLDRAEDDDQVKVVVLLAEGKDFSSGDDVRRLPVEEAGLRKGERLPQTARLGNARRLHRHLTNWLEFPKTVIAGCQGATLGAGMNLALAADILVVSDDMYVARPQARIGFAGFSTAMPLALLKMGPNRGYEAMITGRKVTAHELREWGVAASVVPAERLRDEVLRYARAIAHHSADGLMVGKHALIAFWHAVGMAQFGDWVPMGHTVFSNLVWRDDEFNFMKERSTRGGREAMAELERRYAEWGFE, encoded by the coding sequence ATGGCCACCGACTCCGCCGCTGGAGGCGAATTCGAGGTCGATGAGGACTGGGTCCGCTATGAGGTTGTCGAACCGCACATCGCGCAGATCACCATCAACCGGCCCGAACGGCGCAACGCCATCCTGTCTCCCGGAATGCATCGACTCTTCAAGGAGCGGCTGGACCGCGCCGAGGACGATGACCAGGTCAAGGTCGTCGTGTTGCTGGCCGAAGGCAAGGACTTCTCTAGCGGCGACGACGTGCGCCGGCTCCCGGTGGAAGAAGCGGGACTGCGCAAGGGCGAGCGATTGCCGCAGACCGCGCGCCTGGGCAACGCCCGGCGGCTGCACCGGCACCTCACCAACTGGCTGGAGTTCCCGAAGACGGTGATCGCCGGCTGCCAGGGTGCCACGCTGGGCGCCGGCATGAATCTGGCCCTGGCCGCCGACATTCTGGTCGTCTCGGATGACATGTACGTTGCCCGCCCCCAGGCGCGCATCGGGTTCGCCGGATTCTCCACGGCCATGCCGCTCGCGCTGCTCAAGATGGGACCCAACCGCGGCTACGAGGCGATGATCACCGGCCGCAAGGTGACCGCGCACGAACTACGCGAGTGGGGGGTAGCCGCGTCGGTGGTGCCCGCCGAGCGGCTCCGCGACGAAGTGTTGCGCTATGCCCGCGCGATCGCTCACCACTCGGCCGACGGCCTGATGGTGGGAAAGCACGCTCTGATCGCGTTTTGGCACGCCGTCGGGATGGCGCAGTTCGGGGACTGGGTCCCGATGGGCCACACGGTGTTCAGCAACCTCGTGTGGCGCGACGACGAGTTCAACTTCATGAAGGAACGCAGTACCCGCGGCGGCCGGGAGGCGATGGCCGAGTTGGAGCGCCGCTATGCCGAGTGGGGGTTCGAGTAG
- a CDS encoding SDR family NAD(P)-dependent oxidoreductase: MTMGVLDGRTALVTGAGRGIGAAVAEGLAAEGATVLVSDAGVGVDGTGHDSGPAESVAAAITSRGGKAFADTTDITDFAACADLIGRAAETLGGLDVVVNAAGILRDGMVFKMSEQDWDAVVSVHLKGTFNVTRHAAAWWRENRGGQYRLITFTSMSGLQGAPSQPNYAAAKMGIVGLTFSCANALRNYGVRCNAVAPIAGTRMTQGIKGGGSMDYSDSNVRLSPKNCVPPVVYLASEQSDWLNRRVIFAGNGRISLMSNPVVEREIVSASGTWDIPTAFAEIETSFKEAVLYPNIFDKPPSS, from the coding sequence ATGACGATGGGTGTGTTGGACGGACGGACCGCGTTGGTGACCGGAGCCGGGCGGGGAATCGGCGCCGCGGTGGCCGAGGGCTTGGCCGCCGAGGGCGCGACGGTCCTGGTCTCCGATGCGGGCGTCGGCGTCGACGGGACCGGACACGACTCCGGTCCGGCCGAAAGCGTCGCGGCGGCGATAACGAGCCGTGGCGGCAAGGCATTCGCCGATACCACCGACATCACCGACTTCGCCGCGTGCGCGGATCTCATCGGCCGCGCCGCCGAGACGCTCGGCGGCTTGGACGTCGTGGTGAACGCCGCGGGGATCCTTCGGGACGGCATGGTCTTCAAGATGAGCGAGCAGGACTGGGACGCGGTGGTGTCGGTGCACCTCAAAGGGACGTTCAACGTCACGCGCCACGCGGCGGCCTGGTGGCGGGAGAACCGCGGCGGGCAGTACCGGCTGATCACTTTCACATCCATGTCGGGCTTGCAGGGCGCGCCGAGCCAGCCGAACTACGCCGCGGCCAAGATGGGCATCGTCGGCCTGACCTTCTCGTGCGCCAACGCGCTGCGCAACTACGGGGTGCGCTGCAACGCCGTTGCGCCGATCGCGGGCACCCGGATGACGCAGGGCATCAAGGGCGGCGGCAGCATGGACTACTCGGACTCGAACGTTCGCCTTTCGCCGAAGAATTGCGTGCCGCCGGTCGTGTATCTGGCCAGCGAGCAGTCCGACTGGCTCAACCGGCGCGTGATCTTCGCCGGGAACGGGCGGATCAGCCTGATGTCCAATCCGGTCGTCGAACGCGAGATCGTGTCGGCGTCGGGGACGTGGGACATCCCGACCGCATTCGCCGAGATCGAGACGTCGTTCAAGGAAGCGGTGCTGTATCCCAATATCTTTGACAAGCCACCGTCCAGCTGA
- a CDS encoding aromatic ring-hydroxylating oxygenase subunit alpha gives MTELATERVPQKFACGETFVPKSRYIDPEFLNLELERLFTRVWQPACREEEVPDAGCFYEYTIGRQSIAVVRQKDGSIKAFHNTCAHRGMKVVRGSGCSANKELRCEFHGWRYELDGRSSFVPCRDEFAPRPRQQWGLRPVAVGTWGGWVFVSMAEDPPDLLEWLDPLPTALAPFRLQDMRYRWRKRTFLAANYKTVIDAFIEGYHTPGTHPQTMRSAQGPRPSAEPAAPQEYVYAPYTPTITYKNHSRFVYTQRPEHAGRDKGRQEQAARPEVFANSMKYQHLEVGSLVTERDYRAAQKLAAMEPGDVPPFVLYHQMCEELARAEGVDFPRMSMEQYFAGNGDWHVFPTMVILVEKSCLLGYRMLPDAEDPNRCTFEMFSLEHFAPGEVPETQWQVFERWQDHDGWGELPSQDLRNIGAIHAGMHSAGFEGLWLNTAQEMSIRNEHAIADRFLFGADRDGVDHRAQEGGSSASASEER, from the coding sequence ATGACCGAGCTTGCCACCGAGCGGGTGCCACAGAAGTTCGCCTGCGGTGAGACTTTCGTGCCCAAGAGCCGTTACATCGACCCGGAATTCCTGAACCTCGAGCTGGAGCGATTGTTCACCCGGGTGTGGCAGCCCGCGTGTCGCGAAGAGGAAGTACCGGACGCCGGCTGCTTCTACGAGTACACGATCGGCCGGCAGTCCATCGCCGTGGTGCGACAGAAGGACGGCAGCATCAAGGCATTCCACAACACCTGCGCCCACCGCGGCATGAAGGTCGTCCGCGGCAGCGGTTGCTCGGCCAACAAAGAGTTGCGCTGCGAATTCCATGGCTGGCGTTATGAATTGGACGGCCGATCCTCCTTCGTCCCATGTCGCGACGAATTCGCACCGCGCCCCCGCCAGCAGTGGGGCCTGCGTCCCGTCGCGGTGGGGACGTGGGGTGGCTGGGTGTTCGTGAGCATGGCCGAGGACCCGCCGGATCTGCTCGAGTGGCTGGACCCGCTGCCGACCGCGCTGGCCCCATTTCGGTTGCAGGACATGCGCTACCGCTGGCGCAAGCGCACGTTCCTGGCGGCGAACTACAAGACCGTCATCGACGCTTTCATCGAGGGCTATCACACGCCCGGGACCCATCCGCAGACGATGCGATCGGCGCAGGGCCCGCGGCCGTCTGCGGAGCCCGCAGCGCCGCAAGAATACGTCTACGCTCCCTACACCCCGACCATCACCTATAAGAATCACTCGCGGTTCGTCTATACGCAGCGTCCCGAGCATGCCGGCCGTGACAAGGGTCGCCAGGAGCAGGCGGCGCGACCAGAGGTGTTCGCGAATTCGATGAAATACCAACACCTCGAGGTCGGGTCGCTGGTCACCGAGCGAGACTACCGGGCCGCGCAAAAGCTGGCCGCGATGGAGCCCGGCGACGTCCCACCGTTTGTTCTGTACCACCAGATGTGCGAGGAACTCGCCCGCGCCGAAGGCGTTGACTTCCCGCGGATGTCGATGGAGCAATACTTCGCGGGGAACGGCGACTGGCATGTGTTTCCGACCATGGTGATCCTGGTCGAGAAGTCCTGCCTGCTGGGATACCGCATGCTGCCCGACGCCGAAGACCCGAATCGGTGCACGTTCGAGATGTTCTCGCTGGAGCATTTCGCGCCCGGCGAGGTGCCCGAGACGCAGTGGCAGGTCTTCGAGCGGTGGCAGGACCACGACGGCTGGGGCGAGCTGCCCTCACAGGACCTGAGGAACATCGGCGCCATCCACGCGGGCATGCACTCGGCCGGGTTCGAGGGACTCTGGCTCAACACCGCCCAGGAGATGTCCATTCGCAACGAGCATGCGATCGCCGACAGGTTTCTTTTCGGTGCGGACCGCGACGGTGTGGATCATCGCGCTCAGGAGGGCGGTTCCTCCGCGTCGGCATCGGAGGAGCGATAG
- a CDS encoding NAD(P)-dependent oxidoreductase, whose protein sequence is MTDQAGSTARPDSATPTSSDRPQIRAGFIGLGDQGKGMADRLIACGVPTTLWARRAESLEPYRGSAASFAETRAELGANSDVVGICVVDDAGVQDVVLGESGVLAGMSPGSVLAIHSTISLEVCHQIARIAAERAVGVIDAPVSGGGFAAAEGKLTVLVGGEDENYEKCRAELETFGGNVIHIGPLGSGLIAKLVNNTLHAAHYALARDAMVAGTRLGLDEHALGRALSVSSGNSFSLNTAVAVGGFGVLAPMVGPLLRKDIGIFDRLTGERDAPTGSLIAVADEALQLFGYPREPTESGV, encoded by the coding sequence ATGACTGACCAGGCCGGCTCGACCGCGCGACCCGACTCCGCGACGCCGACATCGTCGGATCGTCCGCAGATCCGAGCCGGATTCATCGGTCTCGGGGACCAGGGCAAGGGAATGGCAGATCGGCTCATAGCCTGCGGGGTGCCCACGACGTTGTGGGCACGCCGGGCGGAATCGCTTGAGCCCTACCGCGGTTCTGCGGCGTCGTTCGCGGAAACCCGGGCCGAGCTGGGGGCCAACAGCGACGTGGTCGGGATCTGTGTGGTCGACGATGCGGGGGTCCAAGACGTCGTCCTGGGCGAATCCGGGGTGCTCGCCGGCATGTCGCCCGGGTCCGTGCTGGCCATCCATTCGACAATCAGCCTGGAGGTCTGTCACCAGATTGCGCGGATCGCGGCGGAACGGGCTGTCGGGGTGATCGACGCTCCGGTCAGCGGCGGCGGATTCGCGGCCGCCGAGGGCAAGCTCACCGTCCTCGTCGGCGGCGAGGACGAAAACTACGAAAAATGCCGCGCGGAGCTCGAAACCTTCGGGGGCAACGTGATTCACATCGGGCCGCTCGGCAGCGGGTTGATCGCCAAACTCGTCAACAACACTCTGCACGCCGCACACTACGCCCTGGCGCGCGACGCGATGGTTGCCGGCACTCGGTTGGGCCTGGACGAGCACGCTCTGGGCCGCGCTTTGTCGGTCAGCAGCGGCAACAGCTTTTCGCTGAACACCGCCGTCGCTGTCGGTGGCTTCGGGGTGTTGGCTCCAATGGTCGGACCCCTGCTCCGTAAAGACATCGGAATCTTCGACCGGCTGACCGGCGAACGCGATGCCCCCACCGGCTCGCTGATCGCAGTCGCCGACGAAGCACTGCAACTCTTCGGATATCCGCGTGAGCCGACCGAATCAGGTGTCTGA
- a CDS encoding ferredoxin — MRLELDSGACQGHGRCYSLSPALFDADEEGHSVLLAAEVPVGEEPSATDAVQSCPEEAIALHD, encoded by the coding sequence ATGAGGCTGGAACTCGACAGCGGAGCCTGCCAGGGGCATGGCCGCTGCTACAGCCTCTCGCCCGCGTTGTTCGACGCCGACGAGGAGGGGCACAGCGTGCTGCTGGCGGCCGAGGTGCCAGTAGGAGAGGAGCCCTCCGCCACGGACGCCGTGCAGTCCTGTCCCGAGGAGGCCATCGCCCTTCATGACTGA
- a CDS encoding cytochrome P450 → MSETTALSASHDEESDDVVTEGIAAEAFGGDFAAMLTVPEPQEVYAGIGSAPIIVIDGNHIVGAAKSVDALTRSHDVRGSGALGNTQSADRPLIPLDIDRPEHTKYRKLLDPIFSAKAIAHLETDVRTLADELIDKFIERGHADIYDEFCAILPSTIFLRLMGIPLSELNYFLQNKDDLLRDIDGETVAQREARYKAAGKRCYAYFNQVLDEREASGEPGDDILGRFMTAEVDGHSLTRENILDICFLLMIAGLDTVAASLSCILSWLARHPDERRQVVANPEMWPDAIEELMRWETPVPVASRTPTVDMQVGQTTVAAGTQVTVLWAAANLDPEKFKDPLKVNLTRRPNPHYSFASGFHRCLGSHLARMELRAALDQFHKRIPDYEITPGSSLKYEALPVRLARPLPLSWEVRG, encoded by the coding sequence ATGAGCGAAACGACAGCGCTGTCGGCTAGCCACGACGAAGAGTCCGACGACGTCGTAACGGAGGGCATTGCCGCCGAGGCCTTCGGGGGTGACTTCGCAGCGATGCTGACTGTCCCCGAACCACAGGAAGTGTACGCAGGCATCGGATCGGCGCCGATAATCGTGATCGACGGCAATCACATTGTCGGCGCCGCCAAGAGCGTCGACGCTCTGACCCGCAGCCACGATGTGCGCGGATCGGGGGCACTGGGCAATACACAGAGCGCCGATCGCCCGCTGATTCCGCTGGACATCGACCGGCCCGAGCACACCAAATACCGCAAACTGCTTGACCCGATCTTTTCGGCGAAGGCGATCGCTCACCTGGAGACCGACGTGAGAACGCTCGCCGACGAGCTGATCGACAAGTTCATCGAACGCGGCCACGCTGACATCTACGATGAATTCTGCGCGATCCTGCCGTCCACGATTTTCCTGCGCCTCATGGGAATTCCGCTCTCCGAGCTGAACTACTTCCTGCAGAACAAAGACGATCTGCTGCGCGACATCGACGGGGAAACCGTCGCGCAACGCGAGGCCAGGTACAAGGCGGCGGGCAAACGGTGCTACGCGTACTTCAACCAAGTTCTCGACGAACGCGAAGCGAGCGGCGAACCCGGGGACGACATCCTCGGCCGCTTCATGACAGCCGAAGTCGACGGCCACTCACTGACCCGCGAGAACATTCTCGATATTTGCTTCCTGCTGATGATTGCCGGCCTGGATACCGTCGCGGCGTCGCTATCCTGCATCCTGTCCTGGCTCGCGCGCCATCCCGACGAGCGCCGTCAGGTAGTGGCGAACCCGGAAATGTGGCCCGACGCCATCGAAGAGTTGATGCGTTGGGAGACCCCGGTGCCGGTGGCATCGCGGACTCCAACCGTGGACATGCAGGTCGGCCAGACGACCGTGGCCGCAGGAACGCAGGTGACGGTGCTGTGGGCCGCTGCCAACCTGGATCCGGAAAAGTTCAAAGATCCTCTCAAAGTGAACCTGACCCGTCGGCCCAATCCGCATTACTCGTTCGCAAGCGGTTTTCACCGTTGTCTGGGAAGCCATCTCGCCCGGATGGAGCTGCGGGCGGCACTCGACCAATTTCACAAGCGGATCCCCGATTACGAGATAACGCCGGGCTCGTCGTTGAAATACGAAGCTCTTCCGGTGCGGCTGGCGCGGCCGCTGCCACTGAGCTGGGAGGTGCGTGGATGA
- a CDS encoding acyl-CoA dehydrogenase family protein, with product MNFETIDLDDDTLTFWREARAFFDQHVTPAVLEDERLHGGGFSESLHLAMGARGWVATQWPTSEGGAGLDALRARIVATEWSRSGAPYILASTTLLPPIAIRMFGSPDIQAEVLPRVADGTVRICLGYTEPDCGSDLAAVRTRAERDGDEWVINGQKMFTTGAQFSQYCFLLTRTDPSAPMHKGLTVFLLPLDTVGVEIRPIGTLGGERTNFVYLQDVRVNDRWRLGDVNAGWTVVAAPLSQEHGISADGSDPTIGGPYLAECEKLLAEFVRWAATQPGSAGKSLLDDAAVAERIGEALVKVEMTRSASGPPARILSSDLLVQTASELIDLIGPTALLARGAEGSAGDGAFEAGFRFAPGTGIYGGSTDVARNVIAERFLGLPRSTPRRNKNERNDSAVG from the coding sequence GTGAATTTCGAAACCATCGACCTCGACGACGACACCCTCACGTTCTGGCGTGAGGCACGCGCCTTCTTCGACCAACATGTCACCCCGGCGGTGCTGGAAGACGAACGGCTGCACGGCGGCGGATTCAGCGAGAGCCTGCACCTGGCGATGGGGGCGCGCGGATGGGTCGCGACGCAATGGCCGACGTCTGAGGGTGGGGCGGGCCTGGACGCGTTGCGGGCGCGCATCGTCGCCACCGAATGGTCGCGCAGCGGTGCGCCCTACATCTTGGCCTCCACGACGTTGCTACCACCGATCGCCATCCGCATGTTCGGCTCGCCGGACATCCAGGCCGAGGTGCTGCCGCGGGTGGCTGACGGCACCGTTCGCATCTGCCTGGGTTACACCGAACCGGACTGCGGATCGGATTTGGCCGCGGTGCGCACCCGCGCGGAGCGGGATGGCGACGAATGGGTTATCAACGGACAGAAGATGTTCACCACCGGTGCCCAGTTCAGCCAGTACTGCTTTCTCCTCACGCGAACCGACCCGTCGGCGCCCATGCACAAGGGCCTCACCGTTTTCCTTCTGCCCCTGGACACTGTGGGGGTGGAGATCCGGCCGATCGGCACACTTGGCGGCGAACGTACCAATTTCGTTTACCTGCAAGATGTTCGCGTCAACGACCGCTGGCGCCTGGGCGACGTCAACGCGGGTTGGACCGTGGTCGCCGCGCCGCTGAGCCAGGAACACGGCATCTCCGCCGACGGCAGTGACCCGACCATCGGGGGGCCCTACCTGGCCGAGTGCGAGAAACTCCTCGCGGAGTTCGTTCGTTGGGCCGCAACGCAACCGGGTTCCGCAGGCAAATCCTTGCTCGACGACGCCGCAGTGGCCGAGCGCATCGGCGAAGCGCTCGTCAAGGTCGAGATGACGCGTTCGGCGTCGGGACCGCCGGCTCGCATCCTGTCCTCCGACCTGCTGGTGCAGACGGCGTCGGAGCTGATCGATCTCATCGGTCCGACAGCCCTTCTGGCGCGCGGGGCGGAGGGGAGTGCCGGCGACGGTGCATTCGAAGCGGGATTCCGATTCGCGCCGGGAACCGGCATTTATGGCGGATCCACCGACGTGGCGCGAAACGTGATTGCCGAGCGATTCCTGGGACTTCCCCGTAGTACACCGCGAAGGAACAAAAATGAGCGAAACGACAGCGCTGTCGGCTAG